Below is a window of Bifidobacterium asteroides DNA.
TGCCATGTCGCCCCAGTAAGTGCCGGAATCCACGGGTGCCGCCATCCAGATGAGGGCAGCCAGAAGTCCCCAGGCGTAAGCCGACAGCATGCAGGTGCCCATGAATCCTGGCAGGCCGCCGTGACGGAAGGTGCCCTTGGCCACATCATGACTGGCCATGATCAGGAGGAGCAGGCCCAGCGACAGCCCCAGAAGCGGATAGCCGACCGAAGGCGCCATGGCTTGAACCGGCAGGACCAGGACGGTTAACAAACTTAGACCCAGAATCCCCGATTCAAGACGGATATCCGAAAAGACCGCCCTGGCCAGCTCCACCCGCTCACCGACGATGGTCAGAACCAGAAAGAAGAGCCAGGTTGGAGCCAGAACCGAGGCGTCCAATCCTGCAACCCATCCAAAAGCTCCGACCAGCCCCACCAGGGATCCGAGAACCTGTATGAGCACCTCTGCGGAAGGCTGTCGATGCCAGATGGCCAAGTACATGGCTGTCATAATCAACATGGATAAAGTCCACGGAATGCCGCCAAAAAGCTCCACCCTGACCCATGCCGGGGCAGCAGCGCGGCTTGATACTGTCAGCGACAGCAGGCAGAGCAGAGACCCCAGCAAGCCCAAGGCGGGAGCAAGAAATCCCCAGGAGGGCTTCTTGGATCCACCGCTGCGATAGGCCACCGCCCTCTCCAGACCAATGGCAGCGCCCAAAAACCCATAGACCATGAGCCCGCCATGCAGATCTGCCAGGGGCACCCTGTCTGAGGGATGGATCAGATCCGCGCGGATCAGCGCTGCAACAAGGCCAAGCAGTGCAGCCAGGCCAGCGCCGATAAGGAGGACCATCCTGGATCTGGGCAAGGCCGTTCCGCCACCGGACTTGCGCATCTTCTGGTCGTTCTGCATTGGTCTGTCCGCCTTGTCCCAGGTTGATAATTAATTTGATAGTTATACAATTTAATCTATGAGTCAGGAAATTCAAGCCCGTAAACAATGGGACCAAGCCGGCAAGCGCAGAACCGGAGAGAAGATCCGCTCTGCAATCTTGGATTACCTGCATACGGCTGTCGAACATACTGGTACAGGTCTAACTGCACACCAGATCGGAGAAGCCTTCGGCATCCATCCGACGACCGCTCGTTTCCATCTTGAACATCTGGTCGAACAGGGCGAGGCGGTCCGCCAAAGAAACGGCAATGATGGTCAACCAGCCAGTCGAGGCAGACCAGCTGTCATCTACTCCCCCACATCCACCAACCACGCCCAGGAGGGTATGATCTCTTCGCTCTGCACGGCTCTGGAAACCACCTGCCCCGATATTGGCAGCAGGGGCAGGGCTGCACTGAAAGCAGGTCAGGTCTGGGGCCGTACTCT
It encodes the following:
- a CDS encoding metalloregulator ArsR/SmtB family transcription factor translates to MSQEIQARKQWDQAGKRRTGEKIRSAILDYLHTAVEHTGTGLTAHQIGEAFGIHPTTARFHLEHLVEQGEAVRQRNGNDGQPASRGRPAVIYSPTSTNHAQEGMISSLCTALETTCPDIGSRGRAALKAGQVWGRTLVRRSRGNTEKGVSSSMTQALSSTLATLGFAPVTAEPDSASLYLTSCPFLDSVNAHPIICTIHLGMVQGIMEGSCKAAKVKKASVSLKPLSSPKGCFLKVAKADSQSKRRAKQ